In Candidatus Delongbacteria bacterium, the DNA window TGAATTTGTTAAAAGAATTGCTCTAAGTTCTGTAATTTCTTTTTCATTTCTAAGTATAAAATCTGAGATTTCAAAACCTGTTGAACTTTCTTCTAATGACTCAACGAATTTTTTCTTAAAACTCTCCTTAAAAAACTTTTCTAGTCTACCAAAAATCTGTTTTGATTGTGTATGCGTTAGTACATTAATTTTATTATCAAATTTAAAATCTGTAATAAAGAGATATAATACGCCACTTTCTTCTTGATAATTCCAAGCGTCTACACGTAAACCTTTTGTTGTGTGCTTAAATGGGATATCATTGTATGTAAATTCATCAATAATAGCCTCCTCAACCAAAAAGTCTAGCATTTGTTTTGTGAAAATAGACTCAGAAAAGTTTTCTTCTGCTAAAATACTTTGCATAAATTCTTCATAAAATTCTTCGTAGGTCATATCATACCTCCATCCAATTCGGTTTTTTCTCAAATTTCTTACAACAATTTAAATCAATAAAATATGAGACTTCAAGAATTCCTTGGGTAAGATTATCTCTTGTCAGTCTTGGAAAGTCGTTAAAAACTTTATACATAATATCATTAGAAAGGATATAGTTAAAATTTTTGTATAAAATATTTTTTTGGTATCCTACTTCTAAAAGTAGGTCATAAAACACCTCAAGTTGAATGGGTTTTTCAGAGCATAATTTGCTCTCAATCCTATTTACTGCATCAAATAAATTTACTGAGTTTGGATTATCAATAGTTGTTTTACCTAAAGTTACGACATATAAATACGTCTCTTTTAATTGAGAACTTAACTGATCAATGGATGTTATTTTAACTTTTGGTATAGTTGTTCCTAATTGGCATTTAACTTCAACAGCAGTGTCATCTATTACATAATCTTGAGGGAATCCTTTCGGACCCTGCCAAAAGTTAATTGCATTACTAACACCAAATAAAGGTTCTAAGTATTTTTCTAAAAAAATTAACTCTCCAATCAGCCCTTTAATTTTTTCTTCAGTTAATAATTTATCTTTTTCATTTTTTAAAAACAACTGCCACCTTGAAAGTCTCCTGTTGACTATATGTAAAGCTTCATTAATGTCTTTTGATTTCTTTGTAGTAGTTATAAGATCATTACATATATTTAAGAAGATTTCCCAGTCATTCTTATCTTTTAATATAATAATTAATCTGTTACTTTCATGTCTATTCTCTAAAATATGAATTTCAAAACCGTTTATTTTAATTTTTTCTAAACTCTTTTCTTTCAAAAATGATTTGAATTGAAATATAAATAAGTACCTATTGATCTGATCTTTTGCCCAGAATAAATCAAGTTGATGTTCATGATCGATTCTTCTCGCATTAACATCATGCTTAGGCGTTGCTATTTCATCCCAAGGATTATTCATATTCTACCTCTTCATCATCAAGTAGATAACTGTATTCATTCTTCCACCAGATTTTATTAACTTCATACTCAACAAGTTCATCTTCGCTTTGTCTTGTTGAGTCGCTGTTAAAACTTATACCATAAGCTACAACTCCATTACTATCAAAAGAATTACCATTAATTTTACAGTCCAACAAATGTAGCATTAAAAGGGGCTTACTTCGATTTTTTCGGTATAATCTAGCTGGTATGTTTTCTGAAATTTTATTGTTTTTAGCAATAATTTGTTCTTCAATGTATTCTTTCTTTATTCTTTGTAAAAGTGATTCATCAAGACCTACACTTTCCTGTATAGCATAACCAACTCTTCTTTTAGCTTTGTTAACCTCTATAGCATTATTCTCATTAACTGATGAACTTCTTTCTTGTAGCCCTATCTGATAACCATGAAAATTTATTCTGTTTCTATTTGGTGAAAACAGTATTATATCAAGAGTATCTTCTCCTTTTAAAGTTTTTTTCTTGAAGTAATCCAATATTGGAAATGAGTTAGTCATCTGAGACATAGGGTGATTCTCAAAATTTTTGATAAAACTTTCAATATCTTCAAATTTTACATTACTCCAGAAATAGCCTTTATTTTCATCATCTTGTTTAGTGTAACTTTTACTTAGCATATTTAATAAATCTGCTAACAATTGTCTGTTCTTATCTATTTTTTCATAATTTTTAAGTAATACACTGGTCTCAATAAGTTTACCAGCTAAACCAATTTTTCTGGTAATTGTTTTACTTGATCTCATCTTATTTCTAGCAGTAACAATTAATGATTCTGGATGTCTTCTTACACAAAGACCATAATCATTTGGAGTCATATTGGCATTTTGCATTTGCTTGAAATCCGCAGTCAATTCGTCCAGAACTTCAGTGATATGTGAATACCAAGAGATTGCTTCATTTTTCATATAGATGCGGCAGATAGTTTCATAGTCAGGACGATAACCAAACCATCTTCCCATTTGCATTAACGTATCATACATTATCGAATTTCTCATAAAATAACTTACAGTTAATCCTTCTAAAGTTAAACCTCTTGAAAGGCTGAGACCGCCAACTGAAATTACATTCCTTCCGTTTGGATAATTATTTCTGGAATAGTCTAATGGTTCTGATTTAGAGTTTACTTCAACAACATCTACAGGAGATACAGATTTTTTTAAATTTTTATTGATTTCCTCCCAAGTTTCATTTTCTGCTGTGAAATCATTCTCCCAAGTAATTTTCAGGTCTTTTAAATTTTCATCAAGTGAAACATCATTAAGTGCTGCATAGTTA includes these proteins:
- a CDS encoding PD-(D/E)XK motif protein, whose amino-acid sequence is MNNPWDEIATPKHDVNARRIDHEHQLDLFWAKDQINRYLFIFQFKSFLKEKSLEKIKINGFEIHILENRHESNRLIIILKDKNDWEIFLNICNDLITTTKKSKDINEALHIVNRRLSRWQLFLKNEKDKLLTEEKIKGLIGELIFLEKYLEPLFGVSNAINFWQGPKGFPQDYVIDDTAVEVKCQLGTTIPKVKITSIDQLSSQLKETYLYVVTLGKTTIDNPNSVNLFDAVNRIESKLCSEKPIQLEVFYDLLLEVGYQKNILYKNFNYILSNDIMYKVFNDFPRLTRDNLTQGILEVSYFIDLNCCKKFEKKPNWMEV